In one Ochotona princeps isolate mOchPri1 chromosome 16, mOchPri1.hap1, whole genome shotgun sequence genomic region, the following are encoded:
- the CEBPG gene encoding CCAAT/enhancer-binding protein gamma: MSKISPQNSTPGVNGISVIHTQAHASGVQQVPQLVPAGPGGGGKAVPPSKQSKKSSPMDRNSDEYRQRRERNNMAVKKSRLKSKQKAQDTLQRVNQLKEENERLEAKIKLLTKELSVLKDLFLEHAHNLADNVQPISTESTATTNSENAGP, encoded by the coding sequence ATGAGCAAGATATCGCCGCAAAACAGTACTCCTGGAGTGAACGGAATAAGTGTTATCCACACGCAGGCGCATGCCAGCGGCGTGCAGCAGGTGCCTCAGCTGGTGcctgctggccctgggggaggaggcaaagctgtgCCTCCCAGTAAGCAAAGCAAGAAGAGTTCACCCATGGATCGGAATAGTGACGAGTACCGGCAGCGCCGAGAGAGGAATAACATGGCTGTGAAGAAGAGCCGATTGAAAAGCAAGCAGAAGGCACAAGATACACTGCAAAGAGTGAATCAGCTCAAAGAAGAGAATGAACGGTTGGAGGCGAAAATTAAATTGCTGACTAAGGAGTTGAGTGtactcaaagatttatttcttgagCATGCACACAACCTTGCAGACAACGTGCAACCCATTAGCACTGAAAGTACAGCGACGACAAATTCTGAGAATGCAGGACCGTAG